In Anticarsia gemmatalis isolate Benzon Research Colony breed Stoneville strain chromosome 5, ilAntGemm2 primary, whole genome shotgun sequence, the following are encoded in one genomic region:
- the Pfas gene encoding phosphoribosylformylglycinamidine synthase, which translates to MVILRFFSSEAFSAHKTKEILQKLKQVDTDVVQLSTELCYHVELCEGCDYLNINQIKILKWLLSSPLQPYALKNETVYKNVQGNQVIIEIGPRFNFSTADSSNSVQICESVGLRDVTRLEVSTRYLITFNKNKNVLGKTLETLAAPLHDRMTQCIYTKENLPRNSFNEGLPKDLEPWFVVPLLKEGRPAMEKVNQKLGLAFDSWDMDFYMDLFVNKLKRDPTSVELFDLAQSNSEHSRHWFFKGKLLLDGKEIDESLIDMVASTQKTSNDNNVIKFGDNSSAIKGFKHKKLRPSNVRNPSQVVEEVTESDIIFTAETHNMPTAVAPFSGATTGTGGRIRDVQGVGRGGHTVAGTAGYSVGNLHIPGYELPWEEKNWEYPSNFASPLQIIIEASNGASDYGNKFGEPVISGFVQSYGLKNGDNVREEFVKPIMFSAGIGYMPHSMIKKNKPEKGMLLVKIGGPVYRIGVGGGAASSVAVQGGDSRDHLDFGAVQRGDAEMGNRLNRVVRGCLEADINPVESIHDQGAGGNGNVLKELVEPEGAVVFTKEFQLGDPTLTTLELWGAEYQENDALLCSKENRSTLEDICRRERCPVSFVGEVTGDGYVSLVEDSYTDKYLDRNERLKQEHKSKLPYDLHLEAVLGNMPRKTFDLVTEKRTKLPLTLPQNITVQDALDRVLRLVNVASKRYLTNKVDRCVTGLVAQQQCVGPLHTPLADCAIIALSYYDLVGSATSIGTQNIKGLLDPEAGARMSLGEALTNLVFAGISELEDVKCSGNWMWAGKSGAEGGALLRACGAVCGAMRALGVAVDGGKDSLSMSAHVSGTTVKSPGTLVVSTYAPCPDIRVKIEPALLREGSALVYVPVSPGQYRLGGSALAQCYKQLGDIPADLDNPAVLKSLFKVTQRLLKEGKLLSGHDISEGGFVTTVLEMAIAGIRGINLDFQVEQNVSAIQALFNEELGIILEVAPGDLAHVLNEYNKNGVNAKQIGTTGKYGMNSEVTIKINGAKVLDTSLITVFRMWEETSYQLECLQANSECVTQEWKGLEKRKGVTYNVTFDPTLAVVKTNPIRVAVLREEGTNGDREMIASLMMANFDVFDVTMSDLQNKKITLDAFQGLVFPGGFSYADTLGSAKGWAAGILFSDSLSSQFAHFKQRTDTFSLGVCNGCQLMALLGWIDPEETKGSNKTQIFLDHNASERFECRWSAVKIAEDKSDVWFRGMSGSVLGVWVAHGEGRFALSESYLMDKLQKNGQIAMQYVDDDGKPTEVYPMNPNGSPLGIAGVRSRDGRHIAMMPHPERCVLRWQCAVPPAQPATVSNPDSQASPWIRLFQNAYSWASKH; encoded by the exons ATGGTCATACTGAGGTTTTTTTCATCTGAGGCTTTCAGTGCTCATAAGACTAAAGAGATCcttcaaaaactaaaacaagtaGACACTGATGTAGTACAACTGTCTACTGAACTGTGTTACCATGTGGAGCTGTGTGAAGGCTGTGACTATCTCAACATTAATCAGATCAAGATTCTGAAGTGGCTTCTCAGTTCTCCTCTGCAGCCCTATGCTTTAAAAAATGAAACTGTGTACAAAAATGTTCAAGGAAATCAAGTTATTATTGAGATCGGACCAAG GTTTAATTTCTCAACAGCTGACTCTAGTAATTCTGTCCAAATATGTGAGAGTGTTGGCTTACGTGATGTCACTAGATTGGAAGTGTCAACCAGATATCTTattacatttaacaaaaataaaaatgttcttggAAAAACATTGGAGACACTGGCAGCACCCTTACATGATAGAATGACGCAATGTATTTATACAAAAGAGAATCTTCCCAGAAATAGTTTCAATGAAGGTTTACCTAAAGATTTAGAGCCATGGTTTGTGGTACCTCTTCTGAAAGAAGGAAGACCAGCAATGGAGAAGGTCAACCAGAAATTAG GGTTGGCTTTTGACTCTTGGGACATGGATTTCTACATGGatctatttgtaaataaattgaagaGGGACCCAACTAGTGTTGAATTATTTGACCTTGCTCAGAGTAACAGTGAACATTCACGTCATTGGTTCTTCAAG GGAAAACTATTGTTAGATGGCAAAGAAATTGATGAATCCTTGATTGATATGGTGGCTTCAACTCAAAAAACTTCAAATGATAACAATGTAATCAAGTTTGGGGACAACAGCAG tgcTATTAAAGGTTTTAAACACAAGAAACTGAGGCCGTCTAATGTAAGGAACCCATCTCAAGTTGTGGAGGAGGTGACAGAGTCAGATATAATATTCACAGCGGAGACCCACAACATGCCTACAGCAGTGGCTCCGTTCAGTGGAGCTACCACCGGTACTGGAGGTCGCATCAGAGATGTACAGGGTGTTGGCCGCGGTGGCCATACTGTTGCTGGAACAGCAGGCTACAGTGTCGGCAATTTACACATTCCTG GCTATGAATTACCTTGGGAAGAGAAGAACTGGGAATACCCAAGTAACTTTGCAAGCCCTTTGCAAATCATTATTGAAGCTAGTAATGGAGCTTCTGACTATGGCAACAAGTTTGGAGAGCCAGTTATCTCTGGATTTGTGCAGTCCTATGGTTTGAAGAATGGAGACAATGTGAGGGAGGAGTTTGTGAAGCCAATCATGTTCAGTGCTGGTATTGGATACATGCCACATAGCATGATTAAAAAGAATAAGCCAGAAAAAG GTATGTTATTGGTGAAAATCGGTGGTCCTGTGTACCGCATTGGAGTTGGCGGTGGTGCTGCGTCATCGGTGGCTGTGCAAGGTGGCGACTCTCGTGATCATCTGGACTTTGGCGCTGTACAAAGAG GTGATGCGGAAATGGGTAATCGTCTTAACAGAGTGGTCAGAGGATGTTTAGAGGCTGATATCAATCCTGTGGAAT CTATTCACGACCAAGGCGCAGGAGGAAATGGTAATGTGTTGAAAGAGCTGGTTGAACCTGAAGGAGCAGTGGTGTTTACTAAAGAGTTCCAATTAGGTGATCCTACTCTTACTACATTAGAGCTGTGGGGAGCAGAATACCAAGAAAATGACGCTCTGCTTTGTTCCAAAGAGAATAGAAGCACTCTTGAGG ATATTTGTCGTCGTGAGAGATGCCCTGTATCATTCGTAGGCGAAGTCACAGGGGATGGTTATGTAAGTCTTGTAGAAGACTCGTACACTGACAAATACTTAGACAGGAACGAGAGACTCAAGCAGGAACATAAATCGAAGTTACCGTATGATTTACATTTGGAAGCAGTGCTCG gtAATATGCCAAGAAAAACATTTGATTTGGTGACGGAGAAGAGGACTAAATTGCCATTGACTTTGCCACAAAATATTACCGTTCAAGATGCTCTTGACAGAGTGTTGAGATTGGTTAATGTAGCAAGTAAAAGATACTTGACAAACaaa GTTGATCGTTGCGTTACGGGGCTAGTGGCGCAACAACAATGCGTGGGTCCTCTACACACGCCCCTAGCAGACTGCGCTATTATCGCTCTGTCGTACTATGACCTCGTCGGATCCGCTACGTCCATCGGAACACAAAACATCAAGGGTCTGCTGGACCCGGAAGCCGGTGCGCGTATGTCCCTCGGAGAAGCTCTCACCAACTTG GTGTTCGCGGGCATCTCGGAGCTGGAGGACGTGAAGTGCTCGGGCAACTGGATGTGGGCGGGCAAGTCGGGCGCGGAGGGCGGCGCGCTGCTGCGCGCGTGCGGCGCGGTGTGCGGCGCCATGCGCGCGCTGGGCGTGGCCGTGGACGGCGGCAAGGACTCGCTCTCCATGAGCGCGCACGTCAGCGGCACCACCG TCAAGTCACCTGGAACGTTAGTAGTATCGACGTATGCCCCGTGTCCCGATATTAGAGTTAAAATTGAACCGGCTCTTCTTCGGGAAGGATCCGCTTTGGTCTACGTACCTGTCAGCCCTGGACAATACAG GCTCGGTGGTTCTGCACTTGCGCAATGTTACAAACAGCTTGGTGATATTCCCGCTGATCTTGATAACCCTGCCGTGCTTAAGTCTCTGTTCAAGGTCACTCAGAGATTATTGAAAG AAGGTAAACTGTTATCCGGCCACGACATTAGCGAAGGTGGATTCGTAACTACGGTCTTAGAGATGGCCATCGCTGGTATTAGGGGCATTAACCTCGACTTCCAAGTTGAGCAAAATGTATCTGCAATCCAAGCACTGTTCAATGAGGAACTAGGTATTATACTGGAAGTGGCACCTGGTGACCTGGCGCACGTACTGAATGAATACAACAAGAACGGTGTGAATGCTAAACAGATTGGTACGACTGGGAAATACGGAATGAACTCAGAG GTCACCATTAAAATCAACGGTGCTAAGGTTTTGGACACCAGTCTGATAACTGTCTTCAGAATGTGGGAAGAGACAAGCTATCAATTAGAATGCTTACAAGCTAATTCTGAATGTGTTACTCAAGAATGGAAAG GTCTTGAAAAACGCAAGGGCGTCACCTACAATGTCACTTTTGATCCTACATTAGCTGTTGTGAAGACTAACCCGATCAGAGTAGCTGTACTTCGTGAGGAAG gtaCAAATGGTGACAGGGAAATGATTGCATCCCTAATGATGGCCAATTTCGACGTGTTCGATGTGACTATGAGTGACTTGCAGAACAAAAAGATTACGTTAGATGCATTCCAAGGACTTGTTTTCCCTGGTGGATTCAGTTATGCTG aCACGCTGGGTTCAGCAAAGGGATGGGCAGCTGGTATTCTGTTCTCAGATTCACTTAGCTCCCAATTCGCTCACTTCAAGCAAAGGACCGATACATTCTCTTTGGGTGTATGCAATGGTTGCCAGTTGATGGCGCTCCTTGGATGGATTGATCCTGAAGAAACAAAGGGATCGAATAAAACTCAAATATTCCTCGATCATAACGCGTCTGAAAG ATTCGAATGTCGCTGGAGCGCTGTGAAGATTGCCGAGGACAAGAGTGATGTCTGGTTCCGTGGAATGAGTGGCAGTGTGCTCGGCGTATGGGTGGCACACGGTGAAGGCCGGTTTGCTCTCTCAGAATCTTACTTGATGGATAAACTGCAAAAGAACGGCCAAATAGCTATGCAATACGTCGATGATGATGGAAAACCAACAGAAGTTTATCCTATGAACCCTAATGGAAGCCCAT TGGGTATAGCGGGCGTGAGGTCCCGCGACGGTCGCCACATCGCCATGATGCCGCACCCCGAGCGCTGCGTGTTGCGCTGGCAGTGCGCCGTGCCGCCGGCGCAGCCCGCCACTGTGTCGAACCCTGACAGCCAAGCTTCACCGTGGATCAGGCTCTTCCAAAACGCCTACTCGTGGGCATCCAAgcactaa